Proteins from one Mesoplodon densirostris isolate mMesDen1 chromosome 1, mMesDen1 primary haplotype, whole genome shotgun sequence genomic window:
- the LOC132484599 gene encoding histone deacetylase complex subunit SAP18-like — protein sequence MLAVGVGGQGERLAGRRRKMAVESRITQEEIKKEPEKPIDREKTCQLLLRVFTTNNGRHHRMDEFSRGNVPSSELQIYTWMDATLKELTSLVKEVYPEARKKGTHFNFAIVFTDLKRPGYRVKEIGSTMSGRKGTDDSMTLQSQKFQIGDYLDIAITPPNRAPPPSGRMRPY from the coding sequence ATGCTCGCTGTTGGGGTCGGAGGTCAGGGCGAGCGTCTCGCGGGCCGCAGGAGGAAGATGGCGGTGGAGTCGCGCATTACTCAGGAGGAGATTAAGAAGGAGCCCGAGAAGCCCATCGATCGGGAGAAGACCTGCCAACTGTTGCTGCGCGTCTTCACCACCAACAACGGCCGCCACCACCGCATGGACGAGTTCTCCCGCGGAAACGTGCCGTCCAGCGAGCTGCAGATCTACACCTGGATGGATGCAACCCTGAAAGAACTGACTAGTTTAGTAAAAGAAGTCTACCCAGAAGCCAGAAAGAAGGGCACACACTTCAATTTTGCAATTGTTTTTACAGATCTTAAAAGGCCTGGCTATCGAGTAAAGGAGATTGGCAGCACCATGTCGGGGAGAAAGGGGACTGACGACTCCATGACGCTGCAGTCGCAGAAGTTCCAAATCGGAGACTATCTGGACATAGCAATCACTCCTCCAAATCGGGCACCGCCTCCTTCAGGGCGCATGAGGCCatactga